In Paracholeplasma morum, a single genomic region encodes these proteins:
- a CDS encoding CotH kinase family protein: MKKLIIGLFLVLLLVGCDEAVVPPNPNAPSNPDPILPSNPDPILPSNPDPVVESKLTYEYLFEETHYHALTIKISKNDADKLNQKMHEHNKKFGSFKTDYQIVADLVYETDSFTETVYNVGFRTRGNTSRTSLFDSEGTLNRNHFKIDFNDPIGIDEASKDFQKIKDRTVFGVTELNLKYNRNYDTSYVTERFSYNLFNDMGVLAPKMVPVLLTLQIDNTKTIMGVYHIFESIDRSFLNRNLNNDDGDLYKVLWQQFGPAALEDNYDSRAIGVKDESINYFPSYDLKTNKKTSTHQQLKSFIKNINDLEGEAFKTYIEANFEVDSFINLLATGVMLGNPDDYRAMGNNYYLYYQTDKKKWLMTPYDYDHGLGQGWDGAPVFTNHTVGADIYTWGNLNTHQWGQEVKHPLSDKILSFDDYQEKYENALNLLISTYFTYDRYLALHLEEKNIFNQHSTKGLIQVPFEERGYSYFEDKRNDVIAQLEFYKENPSSRP; the protein is encoded by the coding sequence ATGAAAAAACTCATTATAGGATTGTTTTTAGTATTATTACTAGTGGGGTGTGATGAGGCAGTTGTACCACCTAATCCAAATGCGCCATCAAACCCAGATCCGATCTTACCATCAAACCCAGATCCGATCTTACCATCGAATCCAGATCCTGTTGTTGAGTCCAAACTAACCTATGAATACTTATTTGAAGAAACGCACTATCATGCTTTAACAATTAAGATATCTAAGAATGATGCCGATAAGTTAAACCAAAAAATGCATGAACACAACAAGAAGTTTGGATCGTTTAAAACAGATTATCAAATAGTTGCTGATCTGGTTTATGAAACAGATAGTTTTACTGAAACAGTGTATAATGTGGGGTTTAGAACGAGAGGTAATACATCCAGAACCAGCTTATTTGACTCTGAAGGTACTCTCAATCGAAACCATTTTAAGATTGATTTTAATGACCCAATCGGAATAGATGAAGCATCAAAAGACTTTCAAAAGATTAAAGATAGAACAGTATTTGGCGTAACTGAACTGAATTTAAAATACAACCGTAACTATGACACATCCTATGTGACTGAACGCTTTAGTTATAATTTATTTAATGATATGGGTGTATTAGCCCCTAAAATGGTTCCTGTTCTATTAACGTTACAAATAGACAATACTAAAACCATCATGGGTGTATACCACATATTTGAATCCATAGACCGATCATTTTTGAATAGAAACCTTAATAACGATGATGGCGATTTATACAAAGTGCTATGGCAACAATTTGGTCCAGCTGCTCTTGAAGATAACTATGATAGTAGAGCTATTGGGGTTAAGGATGAAAGCATTAATTACTTTCCAAGTTATGACTTAAAAACCAATAAGAAAACAAGCACTCACCAGCAACTTAAGTCATTCATTAAAAACATTAATGATTTAGAGGGTGAAGCCTTTAAAACCTATATTGAAGCTAATTTCGAAGTAGATTCGTTTATTAATTTGCTTGCAACAGGGGTGATGCTCGGAAACCCAGATGATTACCGTGCAATGGGGAATAATTACTATTTATATTATCAAACAGACAAGAAGAAATGGCTCATGACTCCATATGATTATGATCATGGCTTAGGTCAAGGATGGGATGGCGCACCCGTATTTACTAATCATACAGTTGGGGCAGACATCTATACCTGGGGGAACTTAAACACCCATCAATGGGGTCAAGAAGTTAAACACCCACTATCGGATAAAATCCTGTCATTTGATGACTATCAAGAAAAATATGAAAATGCCCTTAATCTATTGATAAGTACGTATTTTACTTATGATAGATATCTTGCCCTACATCTAGAAGAAAAAAACATCTTTAACCAACATTCAACCAAAGGCCTAATCCAAGTTCCTTTTGAAGAACGTGGCTATTCCTATTTTGAAGACAAACGAAATGATGTAATCGCACAGTTGGAATTCTACAAAGAAAACCCATCATCTCGTCCGTGA
- the alaS gene encoding alanine--tRNA ligase: MTSKEIRETWLNFFESKGHKIESSASLIPMGDKTLLWINAGVAPLKKYFDGSAIPPKPRLTNIQKCIRTNDIDNVGKTARHHTFFEMLGNFSIGDYFKEEAIEFGFELLTSEAYYGFPKEKLYMTYYPSDQVAYNKWVELGVDPNHLIPLESNFWEIGEGPSGPDTEIYFDRGESYDKRGKELIEQDLDNERFIEIWNIVFSQYNAKPGTPRESYKELPSKNIDTGAGLERFACVLQGTKTNFETDLFMPIIKHTEDLSGVKYDGQMAFKVIADHIKTLTMAIADGAILSNEGRGYVLRRLLRRATKYGKKLGLTEAFLHKLVDDVRDIMAPYYPNVVQNEAMVKRVILSEENKFLETLTLGEKHLLDALEKVDVLTKEDAFKLYDTYGFPIELTLELTQEHNKEVDMDGFYELMDRQKELSRRNRVQNNSMKAQEAEYLAFKEPSLFIGYDTLSSRSEVIKVFENGIILDKTPFYATMGGQVADIGTINGYPVTDVVKLPNGQALHVLDASFDEGEVVYAEVNQDNRLNIAMNHTATHLLHKALKVILGDHVNQQGSQVTNETLRFDFNNYESISKENLLKIEAVVNDAILRAFDVVTTEMPIDDARKLGAMALFGEKYHDIVRVVNIGGYSIELCGGTHVSNVSEIKRFALTSFESIGSGIYRIEAITGDVQSKIAASVSAYMDELHTLEAKQQRLLEEIHSIDPQFEFNSRVKPQFIGSYRDIIDFRNYIELYKDDNKNLEKTLLQIKGKSALSNLEQYYERDTLTPIVVVKDMDKDVLKQLIDAIYDKIKADAVCLINETEDKLMFLCKTHKNNANLMVKKAAAVSNGSGGGRPDFAQGGTSDKTKINDIIESFKEWF; the protein is encoded by the coding sequence ATGACATCAAAAGAAATCAGAGAAACTTGGCTTAATTTTTTCGAATCTAAAGGCCACAAAATTGAATCAAGTGCTTCGCTTATTCCAATGGGCGATAAAACACTATTATGGATTAATGCTGGAGTAGCCCCGCTTAAGAAGTATTTTGATGGGTCAGCCATTCCACCAAAACCACGTTTAACAAATATCCAAAAATGCATTAGAACCAATGACATCGATAATGTTGGTAAAACTGCAAGACATCACACATTTTTTGAGATGTTAGGAAACTTTTCTATTGGAGACTACTTTAAAGAAGAAGCCATCGAATTTGGGTTTGAGCTATTAACCAGCGAAGCTTATTATGGCTTTCCAAAAGAAAAGCTTTACATGACTTATTATCCTTCTGACCAAGTTGCTTATAATAAATGGGTCGAGCTTGGTGTGGATCCTAACCACTTAATCCCACTGGAATCAAACTTCTGGGAAATTGGGGAAGGCCCATCAGGTCCAGATACTGAAATCTATTTTGACAGAGGCGAATCCTATGATAAGCGCGGGAAAGAACTCATTGAACAAGACTTAGACAATGAACGCTTTATTGAAATTTGGAACATTGTTTTTAGCCAGTATAACGCAAAACCTGGAACACCAAGAGAATCTTACAAAGAACTTCCAAGTAAGAACATTGATACAGGGGCAGGTCTTGAAAGATTCGCTTGTGTACTACAAGGCACAAAGACTAACTTTGAAACAGATTTATTCATGCCAATCATTAAACATACCGAAGATTTATCAGGGGTTAAATACGATGGACAAATGGCATTTAAAGTCATAGCTGACCACATCAAGACCCTAACCATGGCAATTGCCGATGGCGCCATTCTATCTAATGAAGGTAGAGGATATGTTTTAAGAAGATTATTAAGACGTGCAACTAAATATGGTAAGAAGCTAGGGTTAACTGAAGCGTTCTTACATAAATTAGTGGACGATGTTAGAGACATTATGGCACCTTATTATCCAAACGTTGTTCAAAATGAAGCAATGGTTAAACGCGTTATTTTATCTGAGGAAAACAAGTTCTTAGAAACCCTTACCTTAGGTGAAAAACACTTACTAGATGCTTTAGAAAAAGTGGATGTTCTTACAAAAGAAGACGCTTTTAAACTGTATGACACCTATGGATTCCCAATTGAATTAACGTTAGAACTTACACAAGAACACAATAAAGAAGTCGATATGGACGGTTTTTACGAACTTATGGATAGACAAAAAGAATTATCCAGAAGAAATCGTGTTCAAAACAATTCGATGAAAGCTCAAGAAGCAGAATACCTCGCATTTAAAGAGCCATCCTTATTTATTGGATATGACACACTATCATCTAGAAGTGAAGTCATTAAAGTGTTTGAAAATGGCATTATCTTAGATAAAACCCCATTTTATGCAACCATGGGTGGACAAGTAGCTGACATTGGAACCATAAATGGTTATCCAGTTACTGATGTCGTAAAACTGCCAAACGGACAAGCATTACATGTTTTAGACGCAAGCTTTGATGAAGGCGAAGTGGTATACGCAGAAGTCAATCAAGATAACCGTTTGAATATTGCAATGAACCATACAGCTACACACCTTTTACATAAAGCTCTAAAAGTCATTTTAGGTGATCACGTTAACCAACAAGGCTCACAAGTTACGAATGAGACACTTCGCTTTGACTTTAACAATTATGAATCCATTTCAAAAGAAAACTTATTGAAGATTGAAGCGGTTGTTAATGATGCTATCTTAAGAGCATTCGATGTTGTTACTACAGAAATGCCGATTGATGATGCGAGAAAACTAGGTGCAATGGCACTGTTTGGTGAAAAGTACCATGATATCGTTAGAGTGGTAAATATCGGTGGGTATTCCATCGAACTTTGTGGGGGAACACACGTATCAAATGTCTCAGAAATCAAACGTTTTGCCTTAACCTCATTTGAATCAATTGGTTCTGGTATTTATCGTATTGAAGCGATTACTGGGGATGTTCAATCCAAGATTGCTGCTTCAGTTTCCGCTTACATGGATGAACTTCATACCCTCGAGGCTAAACAACAAAGATTGCTTGAAGAAATTCACTCGATTGATCCTCAATTTGAATTTAACTCAAGAGTGAAACCACAATTCATTGGGTCTTACAGAGACATTATTGACTTCAGAAACTACATCGAGCTTTATAAAGACGATAATAAGAACTTAGAGAAAACACTACTACAAATTAAAGGTAAATCTGCATTATCCAATCTTGAACAATACTATGAGAGAGATACATTAACCCCAATTGTTGTTGTAAAAGATATGGATAAAGATGTTTTAAAACAACTTATAGATGCAATCTATGATAAAATAAAAGCAGATGCTGTGTGCCTAATTAACGAAACCGAAGATAAACTGATGTTCCTATGTAAAACACATAAGAACAATGCTAATCTAATGGTTAAGAAAGCAGCTGCTGTATCCAATGGTTCAGGCGGAGGAAGACCTGATTTTGCTCAAGGCGGAACCAGCGATAAAACAAAGATTAACGACATCATCGAATCCTTCAAGGAGTGGTTTTAA
- the ruvX gene encoding Holliday junction resolvase RuvX: protein MTSYIGLDLGEKTLGIARSDSGILAQAIMTYRFYENHYDDASKFINNYINQEQIDVVVLGYPKHMNNDIGIRAKISESFKEMIEKETKATVILWDERLSTFHAQNQMIEAGVKRDKRKKKKDEMAAQIILQSYLDYKGAI from the coding sequence ATGACCTCATACATTGGTCTTGATTTAGGTGAAAAAACACTTGGCATAGCCAGAAGTGACTCAGGGATTTTAGCACAAGCGATAATGACCTACCGATTTTATGAAAATCACTATGACGATGCCAGTAAGTTTATCAACAATTACATCAACCAAGAACAAATCGATGTGGTGGTTCTAGGCTATCCGAAGCATATGAACAATGATATAGGCATTCGTGCCAAAATCAGCGAATCATTTAAGGAAATGATTGAAAAAGAAACAAAAGCAACCGTTATTCTTTGGGATGAAAGGCTCTCAACCTTTCATGCACAAAACCAAATGATTGAAGCAGGCGTAAAAAGAGATAAGCGTAAAAAGAAAAAAGATGAAATGGCTGCCCAAATCATCTTGCAGAGCTATCTAGACTACAAAGGAGCGATATAA
- a CDS encoding DUF1292 domain-containing protein: protein MDENKLTIIYDGEEVMCDILFTHYSEETMKNYVVFQFSDRDEISAAVFVETENGEGYFEDVQTDEEWEMLDELLENFIGDSQESDDADDDEDAEEA, encoded by the coding sequence ATGGATGAAAACAAATTAACCATCATTTACGATGGCGAAGAAGTAATGTGCGATATTCTATTCACACATTACAGCGAAGAAACTATGAAAAACTATGTTGTTTTTCAATTTTCTGACCGCGATGAAATTAGTGCAGCAGTATTCGTTGAGACTGAGAATGGCGAAGGCTATTTCGAAGACGTGCAAACAGACGAAGAATGGGAAATGCTTGATGAGTTGTTAGAAAACTTCATTGGCGATTCTCAAGAATCCGACGATGCAGATGACGATGAAGATGCAGAAGAAGCTTAA
- a CDS encoding O-methyltransferase, with translation MKMQKKLNELKLKALENQIPILSDDGLLFLVKTILDHKAKTILEIGSAVGYSAIAMVVHTNASVVTIERDEARYLQAVENVKSFGLESKIKVLLQDALTEDVSGLYDCIFVDAAKAQYEKFFLKYQNQLTENGFIITDNLNFHHLDITKVKRGTRNLIKRLNGFKTFLQENKEFETSFTDIGDGMSVSVRKPL, from the coding sequence ATGAAGATGCAGAAGAAGCTTAATGAACTCAAACTAAAAGCCCTAGAGAATCAAATACCAATCCTATCTGACGATGGGCTTTTATTTTTGGTTAAAACGATTTTAGATCATAAAGCTAAGACCATTCTCGAGATTGGATCGGCAGTTGGGTATAGTGCCATCGCAATGGTGGTTCATACAAATGCATCGGTTGTTACCATTGAACGTGATGAAGCACGTTACCTACAAGCTGTCGAAAACGTTAAAAGTTTTGGCTTAGAATCAAAGATTAAAGTATTACTTCAAGACGCATTAACAGAAGATGTATCGGGCTTATATGACTGTATATTTGTTGATGCAGCCAAAGCACAATATGAGAAATTCTTCTTAAAATATCAAAACCAATTAACTGAAAACGGATTTATCATTACAGATAACTTAAATTTTCACCATTTGGATATAACCAAAGTTAAGCGTGGGACAAGAAATCTCATCAAGCGACTTAACGGGTTTAAAACATTTTTACAAGAAAACAAAGAATTCGAAACGTCATTTACAGATATTGGTGATGGCATGAGCGTATCAGTGAGGAAACCGCTATGA
- a CDS encoding peptidase U32 family protein, whose translation MKKLVTLFEVNSIEFLKNYCDGFIVGQDKVSTRLTRSFSSEEIVIASNMAKDAQKEVYILMNRILHDKDEHHYEDFIKSVDSEAITGYIIADIGVLSIAKKLNILHKMVYNPETLLANVFDVHYYHEQGIKGVFLAKEIILEDIIEIGKNRPYPLFMYIHGYLDMFYSKRQLVNAYFENKNLPNPYHDKRNLSVVEEKRPEFRYKALEDEAGTHIFRENVFCGLPYVDELSNSVDYIVFDTIFHDDQYTLEILKYYQEPSEEAKAQILDNYKEKWDTGFLFKKTVYKPKKVLK comes from the coding sequence ATGAAGAAATTAGTAACATTATTTGAAGTGAACTCAATCGAGTTCTTAAAGAACTACTGTGATGGGTTTATCGTGGGACAAGATAAAGTCTCTACAAGACTAACAAGAAGTTTTAGTTCTGAAGAGATTGTCATTGCTTCCAACATGGCCAAAGACGCACAAAAAGAAGTATATATCCTTATGAACCGCATTTTGCACGATAAAGATGAACACCACTACGAAGACTTTATCAAGAGTGTCGATAGTGAGGCAATCACAGGATACATTATTGCCGATATAGGTGTGTTATCGATTGCCAAAAAGTTGAATATCCTTCATAAGATGGTTTATAATCCTGAAACTTTATTGGCGAATGTCTTTGATGTTCACTACTATCATGAACAAGGCATTAAAGGTGTTTTCTTAGCTAAGGAAATTATTTTGGAAGACATCATTGAAATTGGGAAAAATAGACCATATCCACTCTTTATGTACATTCATGGATATTTAGATATGTTTTATTCCAAAAGGCAACTAGTAAATGCTTATTTTGAAAATAAGAACCTTCCAAATCCTTATCATGACAAACGAAACTTATCTGTGGTAGAAGAAAAAAGACCTGAGTTTCGCTATAAAGCTTTGGAAGATGAAGCAGGTACACATATCTTTAGAGAAAATGTGTTTTGCGGATTACCTTATGTAGATGAACTTAGTAATTCAGTCGATTATATTGTTTTTGATACCATTTTTCACGACGATCAATACACACTAGAGATTTTAAAATACTATCAAGAACCATCCGAAGAAGCAAAAGCACAAATTTTGGATAACTATAAAGAAAAATGGGATACGGGCTTCTTATTTAAGAAGACTGTATATAAACCTAAGAAGGTATTGAAATGA
- a CDS encoding peptidase U32 family protein produces MTELLAPAGDLEKLKIAILYGADAVFIGGQEFSLRARASNFTLADIKEGADFAHQFGKKLYVTTNIIPHNENMGELIEYLKGLESAGVDAIIAASPYIVKTALDHTSIPVHISTQQSVVNSSAVKFWKDMGAERVVLGRELDIDEISEITSKSEVEIEVFIHGGMCASYSGRCTLSNNMTDRDANRGGCAHSCRWNYDLYSDDEKISDDSMPFSMSSKDLQTLRFIPKLMDANVASLKIEGRMKSIHYIATVVRTYRLLIDEYTQTGTVKDMNYYEEEIRKAENRLTSYGFLAGMPKAEQQLYNLRSEEPTKEFLGIVIDYDAITGYATIEQRNHFKPGEEVELVGPKYQRKTVVENIYDEQMNLLDAARHPKQILKIKVPFEVHAFDMLRKVL; encoded by the coding sequence ATGACAGAACTATTAGCGCCAGCAGGCGATTTAGAAAAACTAAAAATAGCAATCTTATATGGGGCAGATGCGGTATTCATTGGTGGACAAGAGTTTTCATTACGTGCAAGAGCATCCAACTTCACATTGGCAGACATCAAAGAAGGTGCTGACTTCGCGCACCAATTTGGCAAAAAACTCTATGTAACAACCAATATTATTCCACATAATGAAAATATGGGTGAATTAATTGAGTATCTAAAGGGATTAGAAAGTGCTGGTGTAGACGCGATAATTGCGGCTAGCCCATATATCGTAAAAACCGCTTTGGATCATACAAGTATTCCAGTTCATATTTCCACTCAACAATCGGTGGTTAACAGTAGCGCTGTTAAATTTTGGAAAGATATGGGCGCCGAACGTGTTGTATTAGGTCGTGAACTTGACATTGATGAAATTAGTGAGATTACTTCGAAATCAGAAGTTGAGATTGAAGTATTCATTCATGGCGGAATGTGTGCTTCCTACAGTGGAAGATGTACCCTTTCGAATAATATGACTGATCGTGACGCAAACAGAGGTGGCTGTGCCCATAGTTGTCGTTGGAATTACGATTTATATAGTGATGATGAAAAGATATCAGACGACTCAATGCCGTTTTCAATGTCTTCTAAAGACTTACAAACTTTGAGGTTCATCCCTAAATTAATGGATGCAAATGTAGCGTCACTTAAAATCGAAGGGCGTATGAAGAGTATTCACTATATTGCTACGGTTGTAAGAACTTACCGGTTACTAATTGATGAGTATACACAAACTGGTACGGTTAAAGATATGAATTATTATGAAGAAGAAATTCGAAAAGCAGAAAATAGACTTACCTCATACGGGTTTTTAGCTGGGATGCCAAAGGCAGAACAACAACTATATAACTTACGCAGTGAAGAACCAACAAAAGAATTCTTAGGCATCGTCATTGATTATGATGCAATTACAGGGTATGCGACGATTGAACAACGTAATCACTTTAAACCAGGTGAAGAAGTGGAGCTTGTTGGACCAAAATACCAACGTAAAACGGTCGTTGAAAACATCTATGATGAACAAATGAATCTATTAGATGCAGCAAGACACCCTAAACAAATCTTGAAAATCAAAGTGCCTTTTGAAGTTCATGCCTTTGATATGTTAAGAAAAGTACTATGA
- a CDS encoding M48 family metallopeptidase, translating into MILIKGEKTLRFEFETKKIKHAYFHFKDDYVLITRPKHISDQEIINYIHKKYDLFYEKMTRQITIPNYFGLTKSITYIQSKRFSYDVGDEVTIYYTKTEEEALKRFYKEVLKTKLMELEDWLFEALKPIGLKPLPTEIKWLKSKYGSCHIRKKVITLNAYLAKLDPIYLKYVLMHEYAHILVPNHQKPFYDVLDLLMPGHKEIQKALKKHHL; encoded by the coding sequence ATGATTTTAATTAAGGGTGAGAAAACACTGCGCTTTGAATTTGAGACTAAAAAAATCAAACACGCCTATTTTCATTTTAAAGACGATTATGTACTAATAACTCGTCCTAAACATATTAGTGATCAAGAAATCATTAATTATATTCATAAAAAATATGATCTGTTTTATGAAAAAATGACTCGACAAATAACCATCCCTAATTATTTTGGGTTGACGAAATCTATCACCTACATCCAAAGTAAAAGATTTAGTTATGACGTTGGTGATGAAGTCACAATCTACTACACAAAAACCGAGGAAGAAGCACTTAAGAGGTTTTATAAAGAAGTATTGAAAACAAAGTTAATGGAACTCGAGGATTGGCTCTTTGAGGCTTTAAAACCAATAGGTTTGAAACCACTTCCAACGGAAATAAAATGGCTAAAATCCAAATATGGCAGTTGTCATATTAGAAAAAAAGTCATTACTCTAAATGCCTATCTTGCAAAACTAGACCCCATCTATCTTAAATACGTATTGATGCATGAATACGCACACATACTTGTGCCCAATCATCAAAAACCGTTCTATGATGTCTTAGATCTACTAATGCCTGGGCACAAAGAAATACAAAAAGCATTAAAGAAACATCATCTTTAA
- the greA gene encoding transcription elongation factor GreA — MAKNKQVFELTQEGVDQLRAELSHLKDVKRPENVIALQEARAQGDLSENADYDAARDEQARIEARIKEIENILENFKLIKASSDNKVTTGKTVTLFFVEKKKTVDYQLVGTIEANPMLNKISTDSPVGKAIIGAVEGDSVEVHLETGKSFHVQILDIK, encoded by the coding sequence ATGGCAAAAAATAAACAGGTCTTTGAATTGACCCAAGAAGGTGTCGATCAGTTAAGAGCTGAGTTATCTCACTTAAAAGATGTAAAACGTCCTGAAAACGTCATCGCGCTTCAAGAAGCTCGTGCACAAGGGGACTTATCTGAAAACGCTGATTATGATGCAGCTAGAGATGAACAAGCAAGAATTGAAGCGCGCATCAAAGAAATTGAAAATATCTTAGAAAACTTTAAATTAATTAAAGCATCTTCCGATAACAAAGTTACAACCGGGAAAACAGTAACATTATTCTTCGTAGAAAAGAAGAAAACTGTAGATTATCAATTGGTTGGAACCATTGAAGCAAACCCAATGTTAAATAAGATTTCAACAGATTCACCTGTTGGAAAAGCAATCATTGGTGCTGTTGAAGGGGATTCTGTAGAAGTACACCTAGAAACAGGCAAATCGTTCCATGTCCAAATACTAGACATTAAATAG
- a CDS encoding YqeG family HAD IIIA-type phosphatase, which translates to MAKKRYLNFIPNEHQKSVNNIDFLGLYQKGFRVCLIDIDNTLVSYQEHTPNEKTINLLNEIEQIGFKILLISNNNKQRVSLFSKDLKYPYLASARKPLKKGFKKALKLLGVNDKTTVINIGDQIMTDILGGNRMGFYTIFVNPIMRKSDILPTRINRKMEAFFLKKAKKHHKELYKERFLDEKM; encoded by the coding sequence ATGGCGAAGAAACGTTATTTGAATTTTATTCCTAATGAACATCAAAAATCGGTGAACAACATCGATTTTTTAGGTTTATATCAGAAAGGATTCCGAGTATGTTTAATTGATATCGATAACACATTGGTATCTTATCAAGAACATACACCTAATGAAAAGACCATTAACCTACTCAATGAAATCGAACAAATTGGCTTTAAAATCCTATTAATCTCTAACAACAATAAACAAAGGGTATCACTCTTTTCAAAGGATTTAAAGTACCCATATTTAGCGAGTGCTCGTAAGCCTCTTAAAAAAGGGTTTAAGAAAGCACTTAAACTGTTGGGGGTTAACGATAAGACCACGGTAATAAACATTGGCGATCAAATCATGACCGATATTTTAGGTGGAAATCGAATGGGTTTTTACACTATTTTTGTGAATCCGATCATGAGAAAGTCTGACATCCTACCAACACGAATTAACCGAAAAATGGAAGCTTTTTTCTTGAAAAAGGCGAAAAAACACCATAAAGAACTGTATAAAGAGAGGTTTTTAGATGAAAAAATGTAG
- a CDS encoding GTPase translates to MKKCSGCGVILQTNTEKALGYVKSIEHDLCVDCFNLKNYSKVTNQEILKGDMPTIKEEALIIYVLSVNHLSLRLKYRLDRHFPNSKTILVLNHLDTLEKSVNINRMIHKIREEANILKMRFEEIIPVSALQNYNIDLLIDTISHYQNHQNVYLVGFQNSGKSLLFRRIAEKMKHRTNVLSGKKPGLTQGEFDMPFNDRKIIDTPGIFLDGGIAEFLPYEAYKELLIESRVKPTIYQLDEQQSVYLDGIGVFSYLEGGFKGISFYASSKMQLHRTKYDSSYVKFDSRKEHLFKNSVSTTFVKQVFRIKEAKRYEVAFADIAFVHLMGPAVVEVYTPKDFRVVLSEALY, encoded by the coding sequence ATGAAAAAATGTAGTGGTTGTGGCGTTATTCTACAAACAAACACCGAAAAAGCCTTAGGATATGTCAAGTCTATAGAACATGATTTATGTGTGGATTGTTTTAATTTGAAAAATTACTCAAAAGTAACGAATCAAGAAATCTTAAAAGGCGATATGCCAACGATTAAAGAAGAAGCTTTGATCATCTATGTACTAAGTGTTAATCACTTGTCATTAAGACTGAAGTATCGTTTAGATAGACATTTCCCAAATTCGAAAACAATACTCGTTTTAAACCACCTAGATACGCTTGAAAAAAGTGTAAATATCAACCGAATGATTCATAAAATACGTGAAGAAGCAAACATCCTTAAAATGCGTTTTGAAGAAATAATTCCGGTTTCTGCTCTTCAAAACTATAATATTGACCTTTTAATCGATACGATTAGTCACTATCAAAACCATCAAAATGTTTACTTAGTAGGATTCCAAAACTCAGGAAAATCCTTACTATTTAGACGTATTGCTGAAAAAATGAAACATAGAACGAACGTTTTATCTGGTAAAAAACCAGGTTTAACACAGGGAGAATTTGACATGCCATTTAATGATCGAAAGATTATTGATACCCCAGGTATTTTCCTTGACGGTGGTATTGCAGAATTTCTACCATATGAGGCTTATAAAGAACTATTGATTGAATCAAGAGTTAAACCAACGATTTATCAACTAGACGAACAACAATCGGTTTATCTAGATGGCATTGGGGTATTTTCCTACTTAGAAGGTGGATTCAAGGGGATTAGTTTTTATGCATCATCTAAGATGCAATTGCATAGAACCAAATACGATTCATCCTACGTAAAGTTTGATTCAAGAAAAGAACACCTGTTCAAAAATAGTGTGTCAACTACCTTTGTCAAACAAGTCTTTAGAATCAAAGAAGCTAAAAGGTACGAAGTTGCATTTGCGGACATTGCCTTTGTCCATTTAATGGGACCAGCAGTCGTCGAGGTATATACCCCTAAAGACTTTAGGGTGGTATTAAGTGAGGCGTTATACTAA